GACCGATTGCCCGACAGTAGGCAGGCCCATACCAGGCTGGCCCGAGGGCCCTGTTGGGGTATGCATGGTGTGCTTCCTTTGTTCGTTATGCGGCGACGACCTGCTTGGCCGCCTCCGGTAGCGATAGATAGAACGTGGTGCCCTCGCCTTCCGTCGACTCCGCCCATACGCGACCGCCGTGGCGCTCGACCATGCGGCGCACGAGCGCGAGCCCGATCCCTTCGCCGGCGGCAATATTGCCGTGCATCCGCTGGAAGGCGTTGAACAGCCGGGGCATCGCGCCGGCCGGGATACCCAGGCCGTTGTCCTTCACATAGAAGATGCGCAACGAACGCACGCCGCCGGGCGGTGCCGGCAGCGCGCCGATCTCGATGCGGCCCGAACGATCCGCATCGAGGTAATTGATTGCATTGCCGACCAGGTTGGCGAAAATCTGCTCGAGCGCGGTCGGGTCGCCCCAGACGGGCGGCAGCTCCTCCACGACGATCTCGGCGCGGCAAGCCCGGATCGACGCCTGCATCGCATCGAGCACGTGACGCACGACCGACGTAACGTCGACCTCTTGACGCCGGTATTCGACACGCCCGACGCGCGAGAGGCGCAGCAGCGAATCGATGATATGCGCGGCGCGCAGCACGGCGCTCTGCAGATAGCGCAGCGCCTCGCCGATGTCTTCGTCGATGAGCCGCTCGATGCGTTCGCGCTCGGCCGGCTCGAGCGAAGACGCGCGCACCGCCTGGCGCAAATCGTCGCACGCGTGCGTCAGCTCCTTCGAAAAGCCTTGCAGGTTCACGAGCGGCGCACGCAAGTCGTGCGACACGCTGTAGATGAACATCTCGTTTTCCTGCGTCTGCTGATGCAGCGTTTCGTTCGTCCGCGCGAGTTCGTCGGCGCGGCGCGCCAGGTCACTTTGAAAACGCGCCTGCAGCCGTTCGGATTCGAGCAGCCGCCGACTCGTATCGTGCAGGATCTCGTCGAGCTCCGCGATTTCATCGTCGCCCGAAGACGGCGGGCCGAGCGGCGCGCTCTCCGCGAGGCGCGCCGCGTTGTCGGACAGCCGCGCGAGCCGCCCGCGCAGGCCGCGCGTGAACAGGAACACCGCGAGCGCCGTCATGACGAGGGAGCCGATGACGACGGCCGCCGTCAGTTGCTGCTGCTGCGCGAGCGCGTCGGCCGCTCGCGCCGAGCGCATCGCGTCCATCCGCAACTCTTCGCTCTGGAACGCGGCGAGCTCCGCGCGAAAGCGATCGACCACGTCGACGTTCGCCTGATTGCGGAAGCGCTCGAGCACGTCGTCGCGCCGGCCGGTGCGCAGCAAGTCTTGCACGCGATCGGACCATTGCCGGTATGCCTGCACGGTCTGACGGATCTGGGCGGCGCGCTCGACCTGGACCGGGTTGTCCGCGACGAGGTCGACGAGCCGATCGATGCTGCGGTCCAGGTCGATCCACAGCGTGACGGGCGTCGCCGACGCCCGCTCGTTCTTGAGCACGGCGCCGCGCATGCGCACTGACTCGATCAGGACCGGCTCGAGAATCGCGCTCGTTTGGCGCAGCACGTCCTTGCTATGGAGCGCCCACTGTTCGGCCTGCTCGGCGTCGTTCTGCGCTTTCACGAGCCCGGAGAGCAACGCGAGCTCGACCACGGTCGGGATAGCGATCAACAATAGGCCTTTGGTCGTCAGTCTCATGCGCGGTCGAAGCGGTTCGGGAGCCCGGCCGGTCGATCGCCGGCAATTGACGCATTATGTCGGCGTTTTTCGATAATGACAAAGCAGTCGTTAGTTTTTGAGACGGTAGCCCGTTTTAAAAATCCATGCCACGATGCCCGTGAAAATCGCCAGAAATACGGCCGTCATGGCGAGGCTGACGCCCACATGCACGTCGGAGACGCCATAAAAGCTCCAACGGAAACCGCTGATCAGATAGACGACGGGGTTCGCGAGCGCGATCGTGCGCCAAATCGGCGGCAAAATGCCGATTGAATAGAAACTTCCGCCGAGAAACGTGAGTGGCGTGATGATGAGCAACGGAATCACTTGCAGCTTTTCGAAACCGTCGGCCCAAATTCCAATGACGAATCCGAACAAGCTGAACGTGACCGACGTCAGCACGAGAAACAACACCATCCACAGCGGATGCTCGATGCGCAGCGGCACGAAGCACGCCGCCGTCGCCATGATGATGAGCCCGAGCACGATCGACTTCGTCGCGGCCGCGCCGACGTAGCTCACGACGAGCTCGAAGTACGACACGGGGGCCGTCAGCAACTCGTAAATCGTTCCCGTGAATTTCGGAAAATAAATGGCGAACGACGCGTTACTGACGCTTTGCGTGAGCAGCGACAGCATCACGAGCCCCGGCACGATGAACGCGCCGTAGCTGATGCCGTCGATCTCGCGAATACGCGAGCCGATCGCCGCACCGAACACGATGAAGTAAAGCGAGGTGGAAATGACGGGCGAAATCACGCTTTGCATCAGCGTGCGCCAGGTGCGCGCCATTTCGTAGCGATATATTGCGCGCATTGCATAAAAGTTCATGAACGCTCCTTGACGAGATCGACGAAGATGTCTTCGAGCGAGCTTTGCGTCGTCTGCAAATCCTTGAAACGAACGCGCGCGTCGTCGAGATCCTTGAGCAGCGTGACGATGCCGGCGCGTTCCGATTGCGTGTCGTCGTAGGTGTAGGTGAGCGAGCCGCCCTCGGTCGACAGCTCGAGCCCATAGCCGGCCAACTGCGCCGGCACCTGCTCGAGCGGCGCCTCGAGCTGCAGCGTCAACTGCTTTTTGCCGAGCTTGCGCAAAAGCTGGGTCTTTTCCTCGACGAGGACGATTTCGCCGCGGTTGATGATGCCGATCCGGTCGGCCATCTCCTCGGCTTCGTCGATGTAATGCGTCGTAAGAATAATCGTCACGCCCGTTTCCTTGAGCGTGCGCATCAGTTGCCACATATCGCGCCGCAACTCGACGTCGACGCCGGCCGTCGGTTCGTCGAGGAACAGCACCTGAGGCTCGTGCGCGAGCGCCTTGGCAATCAGCACACGCCGCTTCATCCCGCCGGAAAGCGTCATGATCGGGTTATTGCGCTTATCCCACAGCGAAAGCGCCCGCAACACCTTCTCCAGATGCGCCGGGTCGGGCGATTTGCCGAACAGGCCGCGGCTGAACGAAATGGTCGCCCAAACCGTCTCGAATGCATTCGTCGTCAATTCCTGCGGCACGAGGCCGATCATCGACCGCGCGTGCCGATAGTCCTTGATGATGTCGTGCCCGTCGACGAGCACCTTGCCTTCGGTCGGATTGACGAGACCGCAGACGGTGGCGATCAGCGTGGTCTTGCCCGCGCCGTTGGGTCCGAGCAGCGCGAAAATCTCGCCGCGCCGGATCTCGAGATCGACGTGCTTGAGCGCCTGGAAGCCCGACGCGTACGTCTTCGATAGATTCGCAATAGAGAGGATGGTTTGCATGGTTCGCTGTGCATGAGGCCGGCGTGGCGCAAAAGGCTACTGCGGATCGATACCCCGCGTCGGACCGGAAGAAGCGCTAAAGCGACAGCGACGATAGCAGAAGCGCGGCAGGGCTGCCGCCGATCACCTCAAACGCATCGCGACGCCGGCAGGCACCTCGCGTGGCGGCCGGGGAACGAACCGCCCGGCTTGGCGGATCCAATGGGCAAAACGGATACACCGCGCGAAGTCGGTGCGCCCTGCCGGGCGCACGAAAAAAAAAGGCGCCACGTTGCCGTGGCGCCTTGAAGAAGTTCTAGCCATTCCGAGGGCCGTGCTAGAACCTGAGAGACGGTATTTCAGAACTGAGATCTCTGCCGGGGCATTTCACCAGTTCGACTTCCACATCGATCAAGATGTGTCGTTCCGAAATGAGATTCCATTCTTTCTCTTTCCACTGACGAAGTCAAGATAATTTTTTCCGAAAAGTTAACAGGTACCCCCGAATCGGAATCGTTTTCATAATGAGGAATAGGTAAAAACTACCTCATTCCCGCGCCATCTCGGCTGGCGTAGACTGACGGAAAAGTCAGACGTGAAATCGAATTTCAAAAAACTGTCACAGGCACGCCGTGGCGACATCATCGCGCACCCCTCTCGCACGCCCCCAGCCGCCGAAAGCCAAAGAAAGCTCCGGCGACGAAATCATCGCGCTCTCGCGCGGCCTGACGCTGCTGCGGCGCGTGGCATCGGCCGACGCGCCCATCAGCAACCGCGAGTTGGCCGAACTCACGGGCATCCCGAAGCCAACCGTCTCGCGCATCACCGCCACGCTCGTCGGCGCCGGGTTTCTCTTCCAGTTGCCCGACAGCGAACGGTTCGTGCTGACGGCATCCGTCCTCGAACTCGGCAACGGCTTCCTGCGCAACTTCGACATCCGCGCCCGCGCGCGGCCGTTCCTGATCGAGCTCGCCGAACGGACGTCGCTGTCCGTCCATCTGGCCGCACGCGACCGGCTCGATATGGTGGTCATCGACACGATCCGTCCGCGATCGGCGGTCCTCGTGTCGCGGCTCGAGGTCGGCTCGCGCATGGACCTCACGCGCACGGCGGTCGGCCCCGCCTATCTGGCCGTGCTGCCCGAGCCCGAGCGCGCCGCGTTGATGGCCGCTCTGCAAGCCGCCTCCGGCGACGACTGGCCGCATATTCATGCGCGCCTTGCGACGTCGTTGGAGGACGCGCGCGCACTCGACTTCACCATCGCCGCCGGCGAGTGGTACACCGAGCTCAACGCGATCGCGGCGGGCTTTGTGGGCCCGTCGGGGGAGCGCTACGCCGTCAATTGCGGGGGCGCCGCGCACCTGTGTCCGCGCGAATGGCTGATCGAGCATGCCGCGCCGGTGCTCGGCGAATGCATCGAGCGCATCGTCCGCGAAATCGGGGGTGCCCCGCGCCAACGGCTCGACGATTGACTGC
The sequence above is a segment of the Trinickia acidisoli genome. Coding sequences within it:
- a CDS encoding sensor histidine kinase, with translation MRLTTKGLLLIAIPTVVELALLSGLVKAQNDAEQAEQWALHSKDVLRQTSAILEPVLIESVRMRGAVLKNERASATPVTLWIDLDRSIDRLVDLVADNPVQVERAAQIRQTVQAYRQWSDRVQDLLRTGRRDDVLERFRNQANVDVVDRFRAELAAFQSEELRMDAMRSARAADALAQQQQLTAAVVIGSLVMTALAVFLFTRGLRGRLARLSDNAARLAESAPLGPPSSGDDEIAELDEILHDTSRRLLESERLQARFQSDLARRADELARTNETLHQQTQENEMFIYSVSHDLRAPLVNLQGFSKELTHACDDLRQAVRASSLEPAERERIERLIDEDIGEALRYLQSAVLRAAHIIDSLLRLSRVGRVEYRRQEVDVTSVVRHVLDAMQASIRACRAEIVVEELPPVWGDPTALEQIFANLVGNAINYLDADRSGRIEIGALPAPPGGVRSLRIFYVKDNGLGIPAGAMPRLFNAFQRMHGNIAAGEGIGLALVRRMVERHGGRVWAESTEGEGTTFYLSLPEAAKQVVAA
- a CDS encoding ABC transporter permease, which translates into the protein MNFYAMRAIYRYEMARTWRTLMQSVISPVISTSLYFIVFGAAIGSRIREIDGISYGAFIVPGLVMLSLLTQSVSNASFAIYFPKFTGTIYELLTAPVSYFELVVSYVGAAATKSIVLGLIIMATAACFVPLRIEHPLWMVLFLVLTSVTFSLFGFVIGIWADGFEKLQVIPLLIITPLTFLGGSFYSIGILPPIWRTIALANPVVYLISGFRWSFYGVSDVHVGVSLAMTAVFLAIFTGIVAWIFKTGYRLKN
- a CDS encoding ABC transporter ATP-binding protein: MQTILSIANLSKTYASGFQALKHVDLEIRRGEIFALLGPNGAGKTTLIATVCGLVNPTEGKVLVDGHDIIKDYRHARSMIGLVPQELTTNAFETVWATISFSRGLFGKSPDPAHLEKVLRALSLWDKRNNPIMTLSGGMKRRVLIAKALAHEPQVLFLDEPTAGVDVELRRDMWQLMRTLKETGVTIILTTHYIDEAEEMADRIGIINRGEIVLVEEKTQLLRKLGKKQLTLQLEAPLEQVPAQLAGYGLELSTEGGSLTYTYDDTQSERAGIVTLLKDLDDARVRFKDLQTTQSSLEDIFVDLVKERS
- a CDS encoding IclR family transcriptional regulator: MATSSRTPLARPQPPKAKESSGDEIIALSRGLTLLRRVASADAPISNRELAELTGIPKPTVSRITATLVGAGFLFQLPDSERFVLTASVLELGNGFLRNFDIRARARPFLIELAERTSLSVHLAARDRLDMVVIDTIRPRSAVLVSRLEVGSRMDLTRTAVGPAYLAVLPEPERAALMAALQAASGDDWPHIHARLATSLEDARALDFTIAAGEWYTELNAIAAGFVGPSGERYAVNCGGAAHLCPREWLIEHAAPVLGECIERIVREIGGAPRQRLDD